The Candidatus Thermoplasmatota archaeon sequence CCTTCGGTTGACACATACATGAGGTCTGTCGATTCCACACTGTCGAACTTGATCGCCATGCTTTCGTTGACGTCAATCGTCTGGCCATTGGCATTGTCCACGGCCCAGTCGAGAGAGGTGATGTTGACTGAGATCACGGCACTCGGGTCGAGCTCGTCAACAAATATCGTTGCACTCCGGAAGCTGACGTTTCCGCCAGGATCCAGGCCTGACTCGGATATGGTCAGGTCCACCGTATACTCGCCACCAGTCGTGTAGTTGTAGATGGCCTCTATTCCGTACCTCGTGCTCTGACCCGGGTTGGATGTGTCGAATATCCACGTGAAGTTCGCGTGCGGCGAGACGCGTCCTGTTGGAGTGCTGTTGTCAACCGAGTTCGCAGCCGAGAAAGTGATGTTCAGTTCTGCGGGGATGGTCGCCGAGTAGTTCTGGTATGGATTGTCGTCTGGGAATGAAACGCGGTCCAGCGGGTCGATCACCTCGATCTTCGCGATTCCACCCACGGAGGGGCGAACCGTCATATCGACCGAGACAGGTCCGCCCGAACCTTGCGGCGGGTCGATCCTAATCGTGAGGAACCCTGCGACGTGTATTCCTGAGACTGTCTCGTTCTCCACCATCTCGTATTTCTTGCTATCCTGCTCTGGCAGGTCGATGCTGTACGTGCGGTTCTTCTCCGTCTGGTCCATGACGCTTGTGTCGTATTCCACGTACTGTGTCAGCTTGTACTCGTCCAATCCCGACTCGATCCCGCTCGTGTTGTACTGAGCGAAAGTCATGATCCAGAAGGGATCAGTTGACTCGACAGGTCCAGCCGACAGAATTGCGGTCACAGAGTTGCTGTCGTGGTCGGACACAAGTTCGTTGCCGTCAACGAGGAAGAATTGGTCCGTGACCACATATCTGGGCCCCTTCGCATCCACCCATGCAACGAAATCCATGACTTCCAGAGCATCGAGAGTTCCGTCCCCGTTCCCGAGCACGATATCGATCTGCATTCGCACGTTGTGGAGCTCGGAGTAGTCCATGCCCTCCAAGTAACTCTCGCTGTTGAGTTTCCAGGCAGTATCGACGTTGATGACGTTCCAGTCATTGTCGTCGAATGAGATGTTGGTGTATACGCGCTCTTCCTCGGAGACTTCGAAGTACTGGTCATAGATCGGGACGCTCGAATCGATGACGGTGATAGAGGATAGCGTCACGGTCTTGTAGCCGTCTATCCTCGTCACAACATAGAACTCGCCAGGATAGGCGCCTATGCTGAACTCAGGTCCTGTGGAGGCCGTGCTCGTTATCACCCTGCCATTGCTGGCGTCATAGAGTGCTACGTGAATGGGTCTGTCCGATATTCCGGTCTCTCCGTCGGCCCTTCTGGCGCGCCCGCTTATCTTGTACTTGAACAGTTCAAGGTCCGCCCTGGTGCCTCCCGCGAGCTGGACCTTCTCGTCCACGACCGTATGCAGAGCCACGTAACTGGCGTTCACGACATCGAGGGCGTCCATTGGCTGTGTGTACCAAATCTCTCCATTTGCGTTGTACACGAACGAAAACGCCTCAGGGCCGTTGATCCAAATCCTCAGAGTGCCTAGCACTGGAGGCCAGGCGAGTGTGGAAGTGTTTGTGAGAACCTCATACTCGACTGGGGTTCCGCCGTTGTGGGTGTAGTTCGCCCAGATCAAGGATCCGGGAGCGATTGTGACATTATAGGTCACAACACCGGTGACATTGTCAAGCACGTAGTTCCCCCACAAACCCCCATCCAGGTAGAGTTCGAAACTGCCGGTGTCGATGTTGCCGTTGGATAGCGTCGCTCCGGTCTCGCCGCCCAGCGCGCCAAATGCGAGCGACTCATCCATGACAGGCATCGTGTACTGATAGTCGGCCGTTATGATGTCCGTGACATCTATCGTCAGGAAGAAGCTCACCGTCCCGTTGGGGTAGTCTATCTGGTAGTCCGGGGCGGATATCGGAACGTCGTTCAGGTACAGAGTCTCGGACGCGGGGACCACATTCGTGTGCTTGAGGTTGCCGATGATGTTGTTTGGCGATACTATCACGGTCTGGAAGGTCGGTGAGTAGTCCGGATGGGAGACCTCAATCTCGTATTCTCCATCATAGGTCTCCATCGAGTACCATCCCTCTATGTCCAGACCACAGTACCAGCTGTGGGTTGGGGACGTTGAGTGGTGCCTGTGGTCGGAGATCTGCCAGGGATCGCCCGCGGGCTGGAAGGTCCATCCGCGTTGATTCCCGATTTCCGCGTCGTCGCTCCAGATGGTCTCGCCCGCCGCCTCGATGAGGATGAGGTCTATGTACCAACCTTCCTCGATTGTCGTGGTGTCGCTCGTGAAT is a genomic window containing:
- a CDS encoding PKD domain-containing protein, which codes for MKTRNSSMTVTAIVLLLMLGTMVVTPSQNLRAQEDTVVVYGWVFDDMNGNGVWDEPLESGLDDVQVDLHDVSSTDPVSMDTFGGGYFEFDISQPSYYMIRIESPGKQLEEGRVFFGNETAIVRVHDENQDMGHIGLKSRDMNATIRGAVTNGMDGLPINDATVTLRDKVNDFEISQVTAPIHEYENRRDKWMISPDIPIPDVLNIRLRFRHWYRMENGQDGGNIQISTDSGGSWNVLDPLGGYPNPSVVEGQPGFTGVAGSDTFFESVSADLTAYAGKTIQFAFRFTSDTTTIEEGWYIDLILIEAAGETIWSDDAEIGNQRGWTFQPAGDPWQISDHRHHSTSPTHSWYCGLDIEGWYSMETYDGEYEIEVSHPDYSPTFQTVIVSPNNIIGNLKHTNVVPASETLYLNDVPISAPDYQIDYPNGTVSFFLTIDVTDIITADYQYTMPVMDESLAFGALGGETGATLSNGNIDTGSFELYLDGGLWGNYVLDNVTGVVTYNVTIAPGSLIWANYTHNGGTPVEYEVLTNTSTLAWPPVLGTLRIWINGPEAFSFVYNANGEIWYTQPMDALDVVNASYVALHTVVDEKVQLAGGTRADLELFKYKISGRARRADGETGISDRPIHVALYDASNGRVITSTASTGPEFSIGAYPGEFYVVTRIDGYKTVTLSSITVIDSSVPIYDQYFEVSEEERVYTNISFDDNDWNVINVDTAWKLNSESYLEGMDYSELHNVRMQIDIVLGNGDGTLDALEVMDFVAWVDAKGPRYVVTDQFFLVDGNELVSDHDSNSVTAILSAGPVESTDPFWIMTFAQYNTSGIESGLDEYKLTQYVEYDTSVMDQTEKNRTYSIDLPEQDSKKYEMVENETVSGIHVAGFLTIRIDPPQGSGGPVSVDMTVRPSVGGIAKIEVIDPLDRVSFPDDNPYQNYSATIPAELNITFSAANSVDNSTPTGRVSPHANFTWIFDTSNPGQSTRYGIEAIYNYTTGGEYTVDLTISESGLDPGGNVSFRSATIFVDELDPSAVISVNITSLDWAVDNANGQTIDVNESMAIKFDSVESTDLMYVSTEGEIKDWKWDLEGDGIWDQFVMSFTHSYATPGNYTVNLTVADSVGHWSSNATVDFIVHDISPPSARIILLNDTYIPTTSAIENKTYYFNASESADNSDDLDNLTFDWDFGDGTVIAALLGNYNVSHVFERIDTYNVTVNVTDRSGNAGNTTMTVKVIADASSRPDLEVLSATFYSDPESVEEGQSIKLSVNVTNKQNHATADAVHVDFYLKEGDKETKIGGTVRFYNESGLIPTGQVKIEAGETIRAEISWTPEVVGKLTILIKVYDENEHSEQVGPDNRMTEFVTVSQAPWKTYLVYIVLVIVIILVIVVIWLRRKWQRGELKFKRREKKEEPKEKKEKKKKTKK